The following proteins are encoded in a genomic region of Saccharopolyspora antimicrobica:
- a CDS encoding aminoglycoside phosphotransferase, giving the protein MEPTAAEVAEADRQFAEWMRSNLARAAEHFGVQVDGEPVFGWRLRSISAPVTSPEGHRWLRVVSEQVQWAEGDWWTGNADANAITGIRKPRVLNVVEWEIPGVRRQRAELMTYVPGRRCSDTDALRAEVDLPAQWWGELRRSLDVLRATPTTRIRKDEPAIRKAVRDALGLSIEVPEWETVHGDLHWANLLQPELGMLDWELWGRGPAGSDAASLYCYSLLAPRTATTVWGAFANVLDTPAGTTALLYVAARLLRRTSMGDHPELATPLHRLVNKLAT; this is encoded by the coding sequence ATGGAACCCACCGCTGCTGAGGTCGCCGAGGCCGACCGCCAGTTCGCCGAATGGATGCGCAGCAACCTGGCGCGCGCCGCCGAGCACTTCGGGGTGCAGGTCGACGGTGAGCCGGTGTTTGGGTGGCGGCTGCGGTCGATCAGCGCCCCGGTCACCAGCCCGGAGGGGCACCGGTGGCTGCGGGTGGTCTCCGAGCAAGTCCAGTGGGCCGAGGGCGATTGGTGGACGGGCAACGCCGACGCGAACGCGATCACGGGGATCCGCAAACCCCGCGTGCTCAACGTCGTGGAGTGGGAGATCCCCGGGGTGCGGCGGCAGCGCGCCGAGCTCATGACCTACGTGCCCGGTCGCCGCTGCTCGGACACCGACGCGCTGCGGGCCGAGGTCGACCTGCCCGCGCAGTGGTGGGGCGAGCTGCGGCGCAGCCTCGACGTGCTCCGGGCGACCCCGACGACGCGGATCCGCAAGGACGAACCCGCGATCCGCAAGGCCGTCCGCGACGCGCTCGGGCTGTCGATCGAGGTGCCCGAGTGGGAAACCGTGCACGGTGATCTGCACTGGGCGAACCTGCTACAACCCGAACTCGGCATGCTCGACTGGGAGCTGTGGGGCCGCGGCCCGGCCGGGTCTGATGCGGCGTCGCTGTACTGCTACAGCCTGCTTGCACCCCGCACCGCCACGACGGTGTGGGGCGCCTTCGCCAACGTGCTCGACACCCCGGCCGGCACCACCGCCCTGCTCTACGTCGCCGCCCGCCTGCTGCGCCGCACCAGCATGGGCGACCACCCCGAGCTCGCCACACCGCTCCACCGCCTGGTCAACAAGCTCGCCACCTAG
- a CDS encoding AAA family ATPase, whose translation MLFVRRAYVREANRPGRAERGRWPFTVPCVAELVDEGLRFEAPVTFFVGDNGSGKSTLVEAIAEGFKLDSYGGRLAALRGRPNPTKTPLGEVLTLETTAAGARMLGGPRTRKQGFFLRAETAFQMTENLGGVPGYWDENTAEMSHGEGFLAVFRSMFAKPGFYVMDEPEAALSFTSCLRLVGLMHELGKTGAQVVCATHSPILAATPGADIIEVGEHGFRRIKWDELELVDHWRRYLANPDSYLRHIID comes from the coding sequence CCTACGTCAGGGAGGCGAACCGGCCCGGCCGCGCCGAGCGTGGCCGGTGGCCGTTCACCGTGCCGTGCGTGGCCGAGCTCGTCGACGAGGGGCTGCGGTTCGAGGCTCCGGTGACGTTCTTCGTCGGCGACAACGGCTCGGGCAAGTCCACGCTGGTCGAGGCGATCGCCGAGGGGTTCAAGCTCGATTCCTACGGAGGTCGCCTCGCCGCGTTGCGGGGCCGCCCGAACCCGACCAAGACCCCGCTCGGTGAGGTGCTGACGCTGGAGACCACCGCGGCCGGGGCCCGGATGCTCGGCGGCCCCCGCACCCGCAAGCAGGGGTTCTTCCTGCGGGCCGAGACGGCGTTTCAGATGACCGAGAACCTCGGCGGGGTGCCGGGCTACTGGGACGAGAACACCGCGGAGATGTCGCACGGCGAGGGGTTCCTGGCGGTGTTCCGGTCGATGTTCGCCAAGCCCGGTTTCTACGTGATGGACGAGCCCGAGGCGGCGCTGTCGTTCACCTCGTGCCTGCGGCTGGTCGGGCTGATGCACGAGCTGGGCAAGACCGGGGCGCAGGTGGTGTGCGCGACGCACTCGCCGATCCTGGCCGCCACACCCGGTGCGGACATCATCGAGGTGGGCGAGCACGGGTTTCGGCGGATCAAGTGGGACGAACTCGAACTCGTCGACCACTGGCGCCGCTACCTGGCCAACCCGGACAGCTACCTGCGGCACATCATCGACTGA